Within the Polymorphobacter megasporae genome, the region ATGACCTCGCGCAGCGTCGAGAACCCGCTTCCCGCCACCATCCGCCTGCAGCCGGCCTACTGATGGCCGCACGCGACGGCCTTCCCGTGCTTTACGCGCTGCTGATCTGGTTCGTCAGCACCGGGGTCATCATCTGGCTTGACGGGCTGCCGAAGCGTACCTTCCGCTGGAGCTTTGCCGCCGCGAGCGTCGTCGCCGTCGCCGCGCTGTTCGGCGTCGCCCGCAGCGCCGCCGACCCGAGCGCGATGGGCGCGTACCTCGGCTTCACCTGCGCCCTCGCCGTCTGGGGCTGGCACGAGATGAGCTTCCTGATGGGCATCATCACCGGCCCGCGCAAAGCCCCCTGCCCGCCGCATGCGACCGGCTGGACGCGCTTCAAGCTCGCCGCCGCGACGCTGATCTACCACGAGATCGCGCTCGCCCTGACCGCCGCCGTGCTCGTTGCGCTGAGCTGGGGCAAGCCCAACCAGACCGCCGCCGCGACTTTCGCGATCCTGTTCGTCATGCGGCTGTCGACCAAGCTCAACATCTTCATCGGCGTGCCGAACCTGACGGTCGACTTCCTGCCCGACCACCTCGGCTATCTGAAGAGCTATTTCCGCACCAAGCGCTTCAACTGGCTGTTCCCGGTGTCGATCGTCGCGTCGACGATCGTTGCGGTCGGGTTGGCGGAAGCGGCGTTCGGCGCGGTCTCTGCCGGGGCCGAAGCCGTCGGCCTGACGTTGTTGTTCGCGCTCGTCGCGTTGGCGATTCTCGAACACTGGTTTCTGGTACTGCCGCTGCCCGATGCGGCACTTTGGCGTTGGGCGATGACATCTAAGGCTGGACAAGCCAAGTAAGAACAAGAATGGGGATTGCGATGAACTACGACGCACTATTCCAGGATCAGCTCGACGCCCTCCGCGGCGAAGGCGCCTACCGGGTGTTTGCCGATCTCGAGCGACGCAACGGCCAGTTCCCGCGCGCGACTCGCCACCTCGATGGCGAGCAGTCGGAGGTCACCGTCTGGTGCTCGAACGACTATCTCGGCATGGGCCAGTCGCCGATCGTCCTCGACGCGATGCACGCCGCGCTCGACCAGTGCGGCGCCGGTGCTGGCGGCACGCGCAACATCAGCGGCACCAACCATCATCACGTTCTCCTCGAGAACGAGCTTGCCGACCTCCACGGCAAGGATGCGGCGCTGCTGTTCACCAGCGGCTACGTATCGAATTGGGCCGCGCTCGGGACGATCGCCGCGCGCCTGCCCGGCTGCGTCGTACTGTCCGACGCCGGCAACCATGCCTCGATGATCGAGGGCATCCGCCACAGCCGTGCCGAACGCCAGGTCTTCACCCACAACAGCCCCGAGGATCTCGACCGCCGCCTGTCGCGGCTCGACCCGTCGCTGCCCAAGCTCGTTGCGTTCGAGAGCGTCTATTCGATGGACGGCGACATCGCCCCGATCAAGGAACTCTGCGACGTCGCCGACATGCACGGCGCGATGACGTACCTCGACGAGGTCCACGGCGTCGGCCTGTACGGCCCGCGCGGCGGCGGGATCGCTGATCGCGAAGGTCTGATGGACCGGCTGACGGTGATCGAGGGCACGCTCGGCAAGGCGTTCGGCGTCATGGGCGGCTACATCGCCGGGTCGAAGCCGATGGTCGATTTCGTCCGCAGCTTCGCCAGTGGCTTCATCTTCACCACCGCGCTGCCCCCGGCGATCGCCGCCGGCGCCGCCGCGAGCGTCCGCCACCTCAAGGCGTCGTCCGCCGAGCGGACTGCCCACCAGGAGCGCGTCGCCAAGGTCCGCCGCCGCCTGAACGCGATCGGCATCCCGGTGATGGACAACCCCAGCCACATCATCCCGGTGATGGTCGGCGACCCGCGCCACTGCAAGATGATCAGCGACTGGCTGCTCGACAACCACGGCATCTACGTCCAGCCGATCAACTACCCGACCGTTCCAAAGGGCACCGAGCGGCTTCGCATCACGCCGTCGCCGGTCCACAGCGACGACGACATCGACAAGCTCGTCCGCGCGCTGTCGGAAATTTGGAGCCAGTGCGCGCTGGCCCGGGTCGCCGCCGCCGCGTGAGGTAGAGGCGGATTGCCGTTCGCTACGAGGCCCGACAAGCAATCCATAAATCGTCATCCCCCCCGCGAAGGCGGGGACTCATAATTCCAACATTCGTGATGGGTCCCCGCCTACGCGGGATGACCGCTACATACTAACTTAGCGCCTTGGACGTGCTGCGCAGATGGAGGCAAGTCCGTGAGGCGTGCTCGAATCCGACGCCCGCGACGGTTCGTACGAACTCGCGCGACGTCGTCATCCAGGCGAAAGCCAGGACCCGGTCCGTCTTGAAGCCCACACGCTTAGCAAATTCGTTTATCGCTCCGATAACGCCTCGCTGGTTCAGGAAACCCTGCCCTAACTCAAATCGCCTCGCGCGAAGTGTGCCTTGGCGCGAGCAGGCTGATCGCGACGACGTGCGGGCATGTG harbors:
- the puhE gene encoding putative photosynthetic complex assembly protein PuhE, producing the protein MAARDGLPVLYALLIWFVSTGVIIWLDGLPKRTFRWSFAAASVVAVAALFGVARSAADPSAMGAYLGFTCALAVWGWHEMSFLMGIITGPRKAPCPPHATGWTRFKLAAATLIYHEIALALTAAVLVALSWGKPNQTAAATFAILFVMRLSTKLNIFIGVPNLTVDFLPDHLGYLKSYFRTKRFNWLFPVSIVASTIVAVGLAEAAFGAVSAGAEAVGLTLLFALVALAILEHWFLVLPLPDAALWRWAMTSKAGQAK
- the hemA gene encoding 5-aminolevulinate synthase — its product is MNYDALFQDQLDALRGEGAYRVFADLERRNGQFPRATRHLDGEQSEVTVWCSNDYLGMGQSPIVLDAMHAALDQCGAGAGGTRNISGTNHHHVLLENELADLHGKDAALLFTSGYVSNWAALGTIAARLPGCVVLSDAGNHASMIEGIRHSRAERQVFTHNSPEDLDRRLSRLDPSLPKLVAFESVYSMDGDIAPIKELCDVADMHGAMTYLDEVHGVGLYGPRGGGIADREGLMDRLTVIEGTLGKAFGVMGGYIAGSKPMVDFVRSFASGFIFTTALPPAIAAGAAASVRHLKASSAERTAHQERVAKVRRRLNAIGIPVMDNPSHIIPVMVGDPRHCKMISDWLLDNHGIYVQPINYPTVPKGTERLRITPSPVHSDDDIDKLVRALSEIWSQCALARVAAAA